The following proteins come from a genomic window of Aequorivita marisscotiae:
- a CDS encoding HD family phosphohydrolase yields MKNFFSLFAKNQSLIYKVFLFIFSTLLVIYFLPKGGQFKYNFQKGKPWQYENLYAPFSFTIKKNEDTLKKEREEIRENAVPYFEYNDQVANEVLASFKEELDEKYVDSLYRTSENTIERLGTKFITETYKNGVTDEIHTYDGDRLIYLKNGNEIEERSYAQLFKRENLNKKVRELVEKNSTEDAQALLYNLLNEVFEPNVKLNNKLTEAAIDAEIKALNPNRGIIEKGGRIIAKGEVVEGDKFQILNSLKAEFDSQIWSKNNYLWLLVGYSMLVSLVFLMLFLFLKNYRPYIYNNNTKVTFIFFNIFLMVFLTTVVLKIHADYVYIVPICILPLILKAFFDPRVGLFVHVLTILLLGFIVPNSFEYMFLQFIAGIVTILTVSELYKRANLFISVGQITLIYILGYFAFFVIQEGNIQSMEWQNFQYFILCGLATLFAHPLIYFYEKIFGLVSDVSLLELSDTNAKLLKELSNKAPGTFHHSLNVANLAEASANEIGANSMLVRVGALYHDIGKMQNPTMFTENQANSINSHNELDPKESAKIIIDHVIKGIEIARKNNLPDRVIDFIRTHHGTSLVYYFYRKEREEQGEANKEDFIYPGPIPFSKETAILMMADSVEAASKSLKEPSSTIIDEFVEKIINNQMAQGQFLNANITFKEIEMIKKVLKKKLNNIYHLRVEYPE; encoded by the coding sequence ATGAAGAACTTTTTTTCTTTGTTCGCAAAAAATCAATCCCTTATTTATAAGGTTTTTCTATTCATATTTTCAACTCTATTAGTTATTTATTTTCTGCCGAAAGGGGGGCAGTTTAAATATAATTTTCAAAAAGGCAAGCCTTGGCAGTACGAAAATCTCTACGCGCCTTTTAGCTTTACCATTAAGAAAAATGAAGATACTCTAAAAAAGGAACGCGAAGAAATAAGAGAGAATGCTGTTCCGTATTTTGAATATAACGACCAAGTAGCAAATGAGGTGCTGGCGAGCTTTAAAGAAGAGCTAGATGAAAAATATGTTGATAGCCTATATCGCACATCTGAAAATACCATTGAGAGGTTAGGCACAAAATTTATTACTGAAACCTATAAAAACGGAGTTACCGACGAAATTCATACCTACGATGGCGATCGTCTTATTTATTTAAAAAATGGCAATGAAATTGAAGAACGCAGTTACGCGCAATTATTTAAAAGAGAAAACCTAAATAAGAAGGTTAGAGAACTAGTTGAAAAAAACAGCACGGAAGACGCGCAAGCTTTGCTGTATAATTTACTAAACGAAGTTTTTGAGCCCAACGTAAAACTTAATAATAAGCTTACGGAAGCGGCAATAGATGCCGAAATAAAAGCTTTAAACCCAAATCGTGGCATTATTGAGAAAGGGGGGCGGATAATTGCCAAGGGCGAAGTCGTGGAAGGCGATAAATTCCAAATACTAAACTCGCTAAAAGCCGAATTCGATAGCCAGATTTGGAGCAAAAATAATTATCTGTGGCTATTGGTTGGATACTCCATGCTGGTTTCTCTCGTGTTTTTAATGCTGTTCCTGTTTCTAAAAAATTACAGACCCTATATTTACAACAACAATACAAAAGTTACATTTATATTTTTCAACATATTTTTAATGGTTTTCTTAACCACAGTAGTGTTGAAGATACACGCAGACTACGTTTATATTGTTCCAATCTGTATTCTGCCTCTTATTTTAAAAGCCTTTTTCGACCCGCGTGTGGGGCTATTTGTGCACGTATTAACCATATTATTGCTCGGATTTATCGTTCCAAATAGTTTTGAATATATGTTCCTACAATTTATTGCCGGAATTGTAACAATTCTTACCGTATCAGAATTATACAAAAGAGCCAACCTCTTTATCTCGGTTGGGCAGATAACGTTAATATATATCCTTGGGTATTTTGCTTTTTTTGTAATTCAGGAAGGGAATATTCAATCTATGGAGTGGCAGAATTTCCAATATTTTATCTTATGTGGTTTGGCAACGCTTTTTGCGCATCCCCTAATTTATTTTTATGAAAAGATATTCGGCTTGGTTTCCGATGTTTCGTTATTAGAACTGAGTGATACCAATGCAAAATTATTAAAAGAACTATCAAATAAGGCGCCGGGCACATTTCACCATTCATTAAATGTTGCAAATTTGGCCGAAGCTTCGGCAAACGAAATTGGCGCCAATAGTATGTTGGTCAGGGTAGGGGCGCTCTACCACGATATTGGCAAAATGCAAAACCCAACCATGTTTACCGAAAATCAGGCTAACTCAATAAATTCACATAACGAATTAGACCCAAAGGAAAGTGCCAAAATAATTATAGATCACGTAATAAAAGGAATAGAAATAGCCCGAAAAAACAACCTTCCCGATAGAGTAATTGATTTTATTCGCACGCATCACGGTACAAGTTTGGTGTACTATTTTTACCGAAAGGAACGAGAAGAACAGGGCGAGGCCAATAAAGAAGATTTTATATATCCGGGACCAATTCCCTTTTCAAAGGAAACCGCTATTTTAATGATGGCAGACAGTGTTGAGGCGGCAAGTAAAAGTTTAAAGGAACCTTCCTCCACAATAATAGACGAGTTTGTTGAAAAGATAATCAACAACCAAATGGCACAAGGTCAATTCTTGAATGCGAACATTACTTTTAAAGAAATTGAAATGATAAAGAAAGTGCTTAAAAAGAAGCTAAACAATATATATCATTTAAGAGTAGAGTACCCAGAATAG
- a CDS encoding THUMP-like domain-containing protein — protein MLNKNLLNKNVQNFIKNFDSDISKLAFAGSSFKNITVQELMQQIESRRKIAKKLPTWFKTDNILYPPKLNLEQTSSEITAKYKASLVGANTLADITGGFGVDSFYFSETCNTVHHFETNKALSSFAAHNFKILNKDNIICKAEDGLQAVLNSTYDVIYADPSRRHDSKGKVFFMKDCLPDIPSNISEILNHCNTFLLKTSPMLDISVGLNELHKVAEIHIVAIENEVKELLWLLNKDASNTVAIKTINFTKCETENFNFIWNRPAEATYSLPLKYLFEPNAAILKSGAFNLISEKLQLNKLHQNTHLYTSNSLTDFPGRSFLIEKIVPYTKSDMRLALTFNKANITTRNFPQSVETLRKKWKITDGGDIYLFFVTNIEDRKEMLVCRKI, from the coding sequence TTGTTAAATAAAAACCTTTTAAATAAGAATGTTCAGAATTTTATTAAAAATTTTGATTCAGATATTTCAAAACTAGCTTTTGCAGGTAGTTCGTTTAAAAATATTACCGTACAGGAATTAATGCAGCAAATTGAAAGCCGAAGGAAAATCGCAAAAAAACTTCCCACTTGGTTTAAAACGGACAATATTTTATACCCTCCCAAGCTAAATTTGGAGCAAACATCTTCGGAAATTACCGCAAAATACAAGGCTTCTTTGGTTGGCGCAAATACGCTCGCCGACATTACGGGAGGTTTTGGGGTAGATAGTTTTTACTTTTCAGAAACCTGCAACACAGTGCACCATTTTGAAACAAATAAGGCATTATCGAGCTTTGCTGCACATAATTTTAAAATTCTTAATAAAGACAATATTATTTGCAAAGCAGAAGATGGCCTACAAGCGGTGTTAAATAGTACGTACGATGTAATTTACGCAGATCCTTCCCGTCGGCACGATAGTAAAGGCAAAGTTTTTTTTATGAAAGATTGCCTGCCTGATATTCCGTCAAATATTTCTGAAATATTAAATCATTGTAATACTTTTCTTTTAAAGACCTCGCCAATGCTTGATATTTCGGTAGGATTAAACGAATTGCACAAGGTAGCTGAAATACACATAGTAGCAATTGAAAACGAAGTAAAGGAATTACTTTGGCTTCTAAATAAAGATGCTTCTAATACAGTAGCTATTAAAACAATTAATTTTACGAAATGTGAAACAGAAAATTTCAATTTTATTTGGAATAGGCCTGCTGAAGCTACCTACAGTTTGCCGCTAAAATATCTTTTTGAACCGAACGCAGCTATTTTAAAGAGCGGCGCATTCAATTTAATTTCAGAAAAATTACAGTTGAATAAACTTCATCAAAATACCCACCTTTACACTAGCAACTCCCTTACTGATTTTCCGGGACGAAGTTTTTTAATTGAAAAGATAGTTCCGTACACAAAATCTGACATGCGTTTAGCATTAACATTTAATAAGGCGAATATTACCACAAGAAACTTTCCCCAGTCTGTTGAGACCCTTCGCAAGAAATGGAAAATTACTGATGGGGGCGATATTTATCTATTTTTTGTAACCAATATAGAAGACAGAAAGGAAATGTTGGTTTGCCGCAAGATTTAG
- a CDS encoding AI-2E family transporter, producing MNTTAKAITLGILRALAVLVGIILLFWFLYEIQALILFIGLALVLSLIGRPVVLFLKTKLKFGNTFASVITLLLIICSFSLVVSIFVPIIVEQGKNISQIDFEQVKRDLNELNIQASDYLGVDHFQLVEAVKRTTYVQNMDVEIIPSFVNIFFGNIGSTIVGVFSVLFISFFLLKDESLIARSVLVFAKDDNEAKFKRILIKIKELLSRYFIGLLLQIFILALFYAVLLLYLDVRDAVAVALICAFLNIVPYLGPVIGWILMIFVIISNNLGADFSTGLLPLLIIASSGYAIAQVFDNFISQPVIFGHSVRSHPLEIFLAILIAGFVFGIPGMILAVPTYTALKVIAKEFLSEYKVVKRLTRNL from the coding sequence GTGAATACTACGGCAAAAGCAATAACTTTAGGTATATTACGAGCACTGGCGGTGCTTGTTGGGATTATTTTATTGTTTTGGTTTCTCTATGAAATCCAAGCGTTAATTCTTTTTATTGGCTTGGCGCTGGTACTGTCGCTAATTGGAAGACCCGTAGTTTTGTTTCTAAAAACAAAACTAAAATTTGGAAACACCTTCGCCTCTGTTATCACGCTACTCCTTATAATTTGCAGCTTTAGTTTAGTGGTGAGTATTTTTGTCCCCATAATTGTTGAACAGGGAAAGAACATTTCACAAATAGATTTTGAACAAGTAAAACGCGATTTAAACGAACTAAATATTCAGGCCAGTGATTATTTGGGAGTAGATCATTTTCAGCTCGTTGAGGCGGTAAAACGCACAACGTACGTTCAAAATATGGATGTAGAAATTATTCCAAGTTTTGTAAATATTTTCTTCGGAAATATTGGCAGTACCATTGTTGGCGTTTTCTCCGTACTATTTATTTCATTCTTTCTGCTGAAAGACGAAAGCCTCATTGCCCGCTCGGTTTTAGTATTTGCCAAAGACGACAACGAAGCTAAATTTAAACGTATATTAATTAAAATCAAGGAATTGCTTTCCAGGTATTTTATTGGCCTGTTGTTGCAAATTTTTATACTCGCGCTTTTCTATGCCGTATTATTGCTTTATTTAGACGTTCGCGATGCTGTGGCAGTTGCCCTTATTTGTGCCTTTTTAAATATTGTTCCGTATTTAGGCCCCGTTATTGGGTGGATTTTAATGATATTCGTAATAATTTCGAACAACTTGGGCGCCGATTTCTCAACCGGACTTTTACCCTTGCTAATAATTGCGAGTAGCGGATACGCAATTGCACAGGTTTTTGATAATTTTATATCGCAACCGGTTATTTTTGGCCATAGTGTGCGATCCCATCCGTTAGAGATATTTTTGGCTATTTTAATTGCAGGATTTGTTTTCGGAATACCGGGAATGATTCTTGCCGTGCCAACCTATACGGCGCTTAAAGTAATTGCCAAGGAATTTCTTTCCGAATACAAAGTTGTAAAACGTCTTACCCGAAACTTATAA